Proteins encoded in a region of the Leopardus geoffroyi isolate Oge1 chromosome E2, O.geoffroyi_Oge1_pat1.0, whole genome shotgun sequence genome:
- the KCTD19 gene encoding BTB/POZ domain-containing protein KCTD19 isoform X5 produces the protein MDTPLLDTEEEVHYCFLPLDLVAKYPSLVTEDNLLWLAETVALIECECSEFRFIVNFLRSQKILLPDNFSNIDVLEAEVEILEIPELTEAVRLYRMNMGGCSRTSCSPLSPGKGGRAAGLESMKPLYTMALGLLVKYPDSALGQLRIESTLDGSRLYITGNGVLFQHVKNWLGTCRLPLTETTSEVYELCAFLDKRDITYEPMKVALKTHLEPKSLAPVDVLNEEWTAEITVYSPQQIVKVYVGSHWYATTLQTLLKYPELLSNPQRVYWITYGQTLLIHGDGQMFRHILNFLRLGKLFLPSEFKEWPLFCQEVEEYHIPSLSEALAQCEAYKSWTQEKESENEEAFPIRRLCVVTEGPGSLVEFSRDAKETTACMPMDFQDCNDRTSWNKAKGILTRSSQMEEPEQYSQTIQVSLCRGAKRAGNPSTYSHCPGLCANPKYWGAHPESPPKKKCSTVNLTQKPETKDPPVTPMQKLISLVREWDMVNCKQWEFQPMPVPRSSFMEEATLQLPSGSEAAAQPSTSASWKSHSTGSEKDPALQAGAGAGAKDKGPEPIFKPYFPVKKAVTLKDWGKQKPREKESPGPEQPLPEANEVDSAGIILKVTHPPVVGSDGSCMFFENSIIYTTQMDNLKHTPPTASPQPREVTFLSFSLSWEEMFYAQKCHRFLTDIILDSIRQKDPKAMTAKVVSLANQLWTLHISPKQFVVDLLAITGFKDDRHTQERLYSWVELTLPFARKYGRCVDLLIQRGLSRSVSYSVLGKYLQES, from the exons ATGGACACACCATTGTTAGACACAGAAGAGGAAGTGCACTACTGCTTTCTGCCCCTAGACCTAGTGGCCAAGTATCCAAGCCTGGTGACTGAAGACAATCTGCTGTGGCTGGCTGAAACTGTGGCCCTAATCGAGTGCGAGTGCAGTGAATTCCGCTTCATTG TGAATTTTCTACGCTCACAGAAGATTTTACTACCAGATAATTTCTCCAACATAGATGTGTTAGAAGCAGAAGTAGAAATTCTGGAAATCCCTGAGCTCACTGAAGCTGTAAGGTTGTACCGGATGAACATGG GTGGCTGTTCCCGGACCTCCTGTTCTCCCCTGAGCCCTGGGAAAGGGGGCCGTGCAGCAGGCCTGGAGTCTATGAAGCCGTTGTACACGATGGCCCTGGGTCTGCTTGTCAAGTACCCAGACTCCGCACTGGGACAGCTCCGCATCGAAAGCACGCTGGATGGAAGTAGACTGTACATCACAGGGAATGGGGTTCTCTTTCAGCACGTCAA GAACTGGCTAGGGACTTGTCGACTGCCCCTGACTGAGACTACTTCCGAGGTGTACGAGCTCTGTGCCTTCCTGGACAAAAGGGATATCACCTATGAGCCAATGAAAGTAGCCCTGAAGACTCATCTGGAGCCGAAGAGTCTGGCACCCGTGGATGTGCTCA ATGAGGAGTGGACAGCAGAAATCACTGTATATTCCCCCCAACAGATCGTCAAAGTTTATGTTGGAAGCCACTGGTATGCAACCACCCTGCAGACCTTGCTAAAG TATCCAGAACTTCTGTCCAACCCTCAGAGAGTATACTGGATCACATACGGACAGACCCTGCTGATCCACGGGGATGGCCAAATGTTCCGACACATTCTTAATTTCCTGAGACTTGGAAAACTGTTTTTACCATCTGAATTTAA ggAATGGCCCCTCTTCTGCCAGGAGGTTGAGGAATACCACATCCCATCCCTTTCAGAAGCCCTTGCCCAATGTGAGGCATACAA GTCATGGACCcaggagaaagaatctgaaaatgAAGAAGCTTTTCCCATCAGGAGACTGTGCGTGGTAACAGAAGGGCCAGGGTCACTGGTGGAGTTCAGTAGAGATGCCAAAGAA ACCACAGCCTGCATGCCCATGGACTTCCAAGACTGCAATGACAGGACTTCATGGAATAAGGCCAAGGGGATCCTGACCAGATCCAGCCAGATGGAAGAACCTGAGCAGTACTCCCaaaccatccaggtgtccctttgCCGAGGTGCCAAGAGGGCGGGCAATCCCAGCACATACTCCCACTGTCCTGGTCTTTGTGCCAACCCCAAATACTGGGGGGCCCACCCCGAAAGTCCTCCCAAGAAGAAATGTAGTACAGTCAACCTCACACAGAAACCTGAAACCAAAGACCCTCCTGTCACTCCCATGCAAAAACTCATCTCCCTCGTTAGGGAATGGGACATGGTCAACTGCAAACAGTGGGAATTCCAGCCAATGCCAGTCCCCCGGAGCAGCTTCATGGAGGAAGCCACTCTGCAGCTCCCTTCGGGAAGTGAGGCTGCTGCCCAGCCCAGCACCTCAGCTTCCTGGAAAAGCCATTCCACAGGCTCAGAGAAGGACCCAGCTCTGCAGGCAGGGGCTGGAGCTGGAGCCAAAGACAAGGGGCCAGAGCCAATCTTTAAGCCATATTTCCCTGTGAAAAAAGCTGTCACCCTGAAGGATTGGGGCAAGCAGAAGCCAAGGGAGAAAG AAAGCCCTGGCCCTGAGCAGCCTTTGCCTGAGGCCAATGAGGTGGACAGCGCAGGGATCATCCTCAAAGTGACCCACCCCCCCGTGGTGGGCAGCGATGGCTCCTGCATGTTCTTTGAGAACAGCATCATCTACACTACACAGATGGACAACCTCAAGCATACGCCGCCTacagccagcccccagcccagag aggTGACTTTCCTGAGTTTCTCTCTATCCTGGGAAGAGATGTTTTATGCACAAAAATGTCACCGTTTCCTGACTGACATCATCCTGGATTCCATCAGGCAAAAGGACCCCAAAGCCATGACAGCCAAGGTGGTCTCTCTGGCCAACCAGCTATGG ACCCTGCACATCAGCCCCAAGCAGTTTGTGGTGGATTTGCTGGCCATCACCGGCTTCAAGGATGACCGGCACACCCAAGAACGCCTGTACAGCTGGGTGGAG CTCACGCTGCCTTTCGCCAGGAAATATGGCCGCTGCGTGGACCTGCTCATCCAGAGGGGCCTGTCTAGGTCTGTCTCTTACTCTGTCCTGGGCAAGTACTTACAAG